TAGTATTGGCAGCAGATAGGAGAGCTAGCGAAGGTTTTTTCGTAGCTAATAAGATGGTAAGAAAAATTCTATATATTACAGATAATATAGGAATAACTACTGCAGGAAGCGTAGCAGATTTACAATACCTATATTATGTACTAAAGAATTTATATCATTATAACTCCATTTCTGGAAATAGACCTACTAGCGTAAAAGCTTTAGCAACATATTTAGCTAATACTCTTTCTCAGACCAAATACTTCCCCTACTTAGTTCAGATTCTAATAGGTGGGTACGATAGTCAACCTAGACTATATAACTTAGATTACTTTGGAGATATGACAGAAGAAAAATATGTTGCCACTGGATCTGGTTCTCCCGTTGCAATGGGAGTTTTAGAAGACGAGTATAAAGAAGATTTAACAGTAGATCAAGCTATGGATATTGCGTCAAGGGCAGTTCTTTCAGCAATAAAGAGGGATTCATATACCGGAACTGGAGTTATTGTAACGAAGATAACTAAAACCGGTCACGTGGAAAAGGAAGTATATTTGAGGAAGGGAACTGTTAATGCAAGTTAAATCAATTTTTAAGAACGAAGAATTTATACCAATAAAGTATACTTGTGATGGAGAAGATATTTCTCCACCTTTAGAATGGGATAAGGTTGATAATGCTAAAACTTATGCTATAATAGTTGAAGATCCAGACGCTCCTGCAGGCACTTTTATTCATTGGGTTATTTACAATATAAAGAGTAATTCTTTGCCGGAAAATGTTCCAAAAAAGGAGAAAATAGAATATGGCTTTCAAGGTATTAACGATTTCGAGTTAATAGGATATAATGGACCTTGCCCTCCTAGGACTCATGGAGCTCATAGGTACTATTTTAATATTTACGCTTTAGATTCCGAGTTAGATTACAAACCTAAAATTACTGCAGATGAACTTAAGGAAATAATTGAAGGTCATGTCTTAGATTCTGGAAGCATAATGGGTAAGTACAAGAGGAAGTGAATCCTTTTTAATTTTAGGCAAGAATATTTTGTCTCGATGGAAGAAGAAATCCTTTGGGCGGAGAAATATAGGCCGAAAAGTTTAGATGATATAGTTAATCAAAAGGACATAATTGAAAGATTAAAAAGATTTGTAAAAGAAAAGAACATGCCTCATCTACTTTTTGCCGGACCACCGGGCACTGGTAAAACTACTGCAGCGTTGGCGCTAGTTCACGATTTATACGGTGATTCGTATGAACAGTTCTTCTTGGAATTGAATGCCAGTGATGAAAGAGGAATTGATGTAATTAGGAATAAAGTTAAAGAATTTGCAAGGACAATGATTTCTTCATCTGTGCCTTTCAAAGTAATTTTACTTGATGAAGCAGATAACATGACTGCAGATGCTCAGCAAGCTTTAAGAAGAACCATGGAATTGTACACAGAATCCACTAGGTTTATATTAGCTTGTAATTACCTGAGCAAGATAATAGATCCAATACAATCAAGAACTGCACTCTTTAGATTTTATCCATTAAAGAAGGAGGACGTAGTAGGAAGACTTGAGTACATATCAAAAGAAGAAAAAGTTGAATATGACGAAAAAGCATTAGAGACTATTTACGATATTACTATGGGCGATATGAGGAAAGCTATAAATACGCTTCAGGCAGCTTCCGCTTACGGTAAAGTCTCAGTAGAGACTGTATTTAAAGTTCTAGGACTAGCCCAACCTAAAGAAGTAAGAGATATGCTAAAACTTGCGTTAGCAGGAAAGTTCATGGAATCAAGAGATAAGCTAAGGTCTTTGATAGTCACTTATGGTTTATCTGGAGAGGATATAGTTAAACAACTTCATAGGGAATTAACTTCTAATGAGTTACAAATTCCAGAAGAGCTGAGAGTGTTGTTAATGGATTACATTGGAGAAGTAGAATATAAAATAATAGAAGGAGCTGATGATGAAATTCAGCTTTCTGCTTTACTAGCTAGGATTGCCATATATGGAAACAAGTATATAGGGTCTTCTAAATGACGTTACCTTGGATAATAAAGTATAGACCTAAATCTTTAAATGATGTTGAAAATCAAGAAGATGTAAAGCAAGAATTAAAAAAATGGATTGAAAGTTGGCTATCTGGGAAGCCTGAAAATAAGGCTTTATTAATCTACGGTCCTCCAGGAACTGGAAAAACCACTTTAGCACAAGCTTTAGCACATGATTATGGTTTAGAATTACTTGAAATGAATGCAAGTGACAGCAGGAATTTAGAGGCAATAAAGAATACTGCTCAAAGAGCTGCAGTGAGCGGAAGTCTTTTCGGTACTAAAGGAAAATTAATTTTCCTTGATGAAGTTGACGGAATAAATGCAAGACAAGACATGGGTGCAATACCTGCAATCGCAGAGCTTGTTCAGGAGACTAGGTACCCAGTGTTATTAGCCGCTAATGATCCTTGGGATCCTTCTTTAAGAGAATTACGAAGCCTCGCAAGAATGGTTGAAGTAAAGAAATTGGGAAAATATGCTTTGAGGAAAATTCTTGGAAAAATATGCACTTCCGAAAAATTGCAGTGTGACAATGATGCTTTGGACGAAATTATAGAAATTAGTAACGGAGATGCCAGGTATGCTATTAATCTTTTAGAAGCTACTGCTGAAGGATTTAAGAAAATTACTTCGGAGAATGTAAAAGAATTTGCGAGAAGAAAGGAAAGTGAATTAGATCCTTTTGAAACTGTAAGAGGGGTATTTTGGGCAAGATATGCTTGGCAAGCAAAAAATGCAGTAACCAGTTCTCAAGTAGATTACGATTTACTCATGAAATGGTTTTCAGAAAATATACCCGTTCAATATGATAATATGGAAGATGTATATAGGGCTTATGATGCATTGTCTAGAGCTTCAATCTTCTTATCTAGAGCTAAGACTTCGAGTTGGGATATGCTAAGCTATACTTTTGATATGATGGGGCCTGGAGTAGCTATGGCAGAAATTGAGAAACAGAATCCTGGCTGGAAACCTAAATGGAGAAAGTATCAGTTTCCTCAGACTATTCAAATGCTTTCTAAGT
This genomic interval from Acidianus sp. HS-5 contains the following:
- the psmB gene encoding archaeal proteasome endopeptidase complex subunit beta, with the translated sequence METPKIKPWKGTTTVGVLAKDGVVLAADRRASEGFFVANKMVRKILYITDNIGITTAGSVADLQYLYYVLKNLYHYNSISGNRPTSVKALATYLANTLSQTKYFPYLVQILIGGYDSQPRLYNLDYFGDMTEEKYVATGSGSPVAMGVLEDEYKEDLTVDQAMDIASRAVLSAIKRDSYTGTGVIVTKITKTGHVEKEVYLRKGTVNAS
- a CDS encoding YbhB/YbcL family Raf kinase inhibitor-like protein, translated to MQVKSIFKNEEFIPIKYTCDGEDISPPLEWDKVDNAKTYAIIVEDPDAPAGTFIHWVIYNIKSNSLPENVPKKEKIEYGFQGINDFELIGYNGPCPPRTHGAHRYYFNIYALDSELDYKPKITADELKEIIEGHVLDSGSIMGKYKRK
- a CDS encoding replication factor C small subunit; the encoded protein is MEEEILWAEKYRPKSLDDIVNQKDIIERLKRFVKEKNMPHLLFAGPPGTGKTTAALALVHDLYGDSYEQFFLELNASDERGIDVIRNKVKEFARTMISSSVPFKVILLDEADNMTADAQQALRRTMELYTESTRFILACNYLSKIIDPIQSRTALFRFYPLKKEDVVGRLEYISKEEKVEYDEKALETIYDITMGDMRKAINTLQAASAYGKVSVETVFKVLGLAQPKEVRDMLKLALAGKFMESRDKLRSLIVTYGLSGEDIVKQLHRELTSNELQIPEELRVLLMDYIGEVEYKIIEGADDEIQLSALLARIAIYGNKYIGSSK
- a CDS encoding replication factor C large subunit, yielding MTLPWIIKYRPKSLNDVENQEDVKQELKKWIESWLSGKPENKALLIYGPPGTGKTTLAQALAHDYGLELLEMNASDSRNLEAIKNTAQRAAVSGSLFGTKGKLIFLDEVDGINARQDMGAIPAIAELVQETRYPVLLAANDPWDPSLRELRSLARMVEVKKLGKYALRKILGKICTSEKLQCDNDALDEIIEISNGDARYAINLLEATAEGFKKITSENVKEFARRKESELDPFETVRGVFWARYAWQAKNAVTSSQVDYDLLMKWFSENIPVQYDNMEDVYRAYDALSRASIFLSRAKTSSWDMLSYTFDMMGPGVAMAEIEKQNPGWKPKWRKYQFPQTIQMLSKSRYNREIRDKIISKIAGKIHSSEEKTLNDVYPLFLQFYEKYENKLSQDLDLSPDEINFLNEITGKSEESEKKVESRKSTTTKRYYSGRRYTTRKKRS